A region of the Ranitomeya imitator isolate aRanImi1 chromosome 10, aRanImi1.pri, whole genome shotgun sequence genome:
ATGTCCTCTTGTCATCACAGGGATTCCAGCCAGCTCTAACATGGTCAATCTCAAAGGTGAAAAAGGGATTAAGGGGCTCCCAGGTCCAATGGGAAAAAATGGACCAAAGGGGCCACCTGGTCCTCCTGGGGACCAAGGCGAGCAAGGTCCCCATGGGGACAAAGGAATTTCGGGCAACCACAAGCAACAATATCAATCAGCTTTCACAATGGCAAGAGCAACAGAAATACACCCGGCAAAGAACACTCCCATCAAATTCAACAGAGTCATCACCAATGACCACCAGGACTATAATGCCACTTCAGGGGCTTTTGTGTGTCGGATCCCTGGACTTTATTACTTTGTGTATCATGCTTCACATTCCTCCAACCTTTGTGTCTCTCTATACGCAGCCAATGAGCGAAAGGTCAGCTTCTGTGACCATATGTCCAACACTCTGCAGGTCACATCAGGGGGAGTGCTGGTCCAGCTGAAAAGGAGCCAAGAGGTGTGGCTGTCTGCCAATGACTACAATGGTATGATAGG
Encoded here:
- the LOC138652011 gene encoding complement C1q subcomponent subunit C-like; translated protein: MLIETGVLVLMLFTLVESYDSPCFVAMPGMPGIPGIPGRDGRDGQKGAKGEKGIPASSNMVNLKGEKGIKGLPGPMGKNGPKGPPGPPGDQGEQGPHGDKGISGNHKQQYQSAFTMARATEIHPAKNTPIKFNRVITNDHQDYNATSGAFVCRIPGLYYFVYHASHSSNLCVSLYAANERKVSFCDHMSNTLQVTSGGVLVQLKRSQEVWLSANDYNGMIGIEDNDSVFSGFLVFPD